A genomic window from Levilactobacillus yonginensis includes:
- a CDS encoding DUF2187 family protein, giving the protein MAEETEIKIGDIIAAKKFGPLEHNFTGEVTKVYDNSVLVEIRDYDPKDKTAVGDMNNRAVVRKSAAKITGNVADKN; this is encoded by the coding sequence ATGGCTGAAGAAACAGAGATCAAGATTGGCGATATCATCGCGGCCAAGAAGTTTGGCCCCCTGGAGCATAATTTCACGGGAGAAGTCACCAAAGTGTATGATAATTCAGTTTTAGTCGAGATCCGGGACTATGACCCTAAGGACAAGACAGCGGTTGGCGATATGAATAACCGGGCAGTTGTACGGAAGTCAGCTGCTAAGATTACAGGAAACGTAGCGGATAAAAACTAG
- the argS gene encoding arginine--tRNA ligase, whose protein sequence is MDYKQKVTAALATALDGQLTADEISAKLERPKTSDKGDMAFPTFTLAKVLHRAPQQIAQDLAEKLDQTGFEKVEVVGPYLNFFFDKGAYSEATLNTVLTAGASYGQNEAGNGGNVPIDMSSPNIAKPMSMGHLRSTVIGNSIAEILTKNGYHPIKDNHLGDWGTQFGKLITAYKLWGNEADVKADPINKLVEYYVRFHKEDVDKPELDDTAREWFKKLEDGDEEAHHLWEWFREASLQEFNDVYDELGVKFDTYNGEAFYNDKLAEVVQILKDKNLLVESQGAQVVDLSKYDLNPALILKSDGASLYITRDIATALYRDRTYAPAKNLYVVGSEQTYYFKQLKAVLQEMGVKSADNLQHVPFGLITVDGKKLSTRSGRIILLAKVLEESVKLAGEEIDEKNPDLTNKAEVARQVGVGAIVFGDLKNERTNNIDFVLADQLKFEGETGPYVQYSHARAESILRKAGKVDVQADGNQIDDPEAWDTIKTLADFPAIVKMACAELEPSVIAKYAIRLAKTFNKYYAHSKILTEDAELPARLALVKAVSTVLKESLRLLGVQAPDEM, encoded by the coding sequence ATGGATTATAAACAAAAAGTTACCGCAGCTTTAGCCACTGCCTTAGACGGCCAACTGACTGCTGACGAAATTTCGGCTAAGTTAGAACGTCCTAAGACTTCTGACAAGGGGGACATGGCGTTCCCAACGTTTACTTTAGCTAAGGTGTTGCACCGTGCACCCCAACAGATTGCTCAGGATTTAGCCGAAAAGCTTGATCAGACTGGGTTTGAAAAGGTCGAAGTCGTAGGTCCTTACCTGAACTTCTTCTTTGACAAGGGGGCTTACAGTGAGGCTACCTTGAACACGGTGTTGACGGCTGGTGCCAGTTACGGTCAAAACGAAGCCGGCAACGGTGGCAACGTCCCCATCGATATGTCTTCTCCTAACATTGCCAAGCCAATGTCCATGGGTCACTTGCGTTCGACGGTGATTGGAAATTCAATCGCTGAAATTCTGACGAAGAACGGTTATCACCCAATCAAGGACAATCACTTGGGTGACTGGGGAACACAATTTGGTAAGTTGATCACGGCCTACAAACTGTGGGGGAACGAAGCCGACGTTAAGGCTGACCCAATCAACAAGCTAGTGGAATATTACGTTCGTTTCCATAAGGAAGATGTCGACAAGCCTGAACTGGATGATACGGCTCGTGAATGGTTTAAGAAGTTGGAAGATGGCGATGAAGAAGCCCATCATCTGTGGGAATGGTTCCGTGAAGCTTCCTTGCAAGAATTTAATGATGTTTACGATGAATTAGGTGTTAAATTTGACACTTACAATGGTGAAGCCTTCTACAATGACAAGTTGGCAGAAGTTGTACAAATTCTGAAGGATAAGAATTTGTTGGTTGAATCTCAAGGCGCTCAAGTGGTTGATTTGAGTAAGTATGACCTCAATCCAGCACTGATTTTGAAGAGTGACGGGGCTTCCTTGTACATCACGCGTGACATTGCCACGGCCCTTTATCGTGACCGGACTTACGCACCAGCTAAGAACTTATACGTGGTTGGTTCCGAACAGACCTACTACTTCAAGCAATTGAAGGCTGTTTTACAGGAAATGGGTGTGAAATCTGCTGATAACCTGCAACACGTGCCGTTTGGTCTGATTACCGTTGATGGGAAGAAATTATCAACGCGTTCTGGTCGGATCATCTTGTTGGCGAAGGTGTTGGAAGAATCCGTTAAATTAGCTGGCGAAGAAATCGATGAAAAGAATCCAGACTTAACCAATAAGGCTGAAGTTGCACGTCAAGTTGGTGTTGGGGCCATTGTCTTCGGTGATTTGAAGAACGAACGGACCAACAATATTGATTTCGTCCTGGCTGATCAATTGAAGTTCGAAGGCGAGACGGGCCCTTACGTGCAGTACTCTCACGCCCGTGCTGAAAGTATCTTGCGGAAGGCCGGAAAGGTTGACGTTCAGGCGGATGGTAATCAGATTGATGATCCAGAAGCTTGGGACACGATTAAGACCTTGGCTGACTTCCCAGCAATTGTGAAGATGGCTTGTGCTGAACTAGAACCTTCAGTGATTGCCAAGTATGCCATTCGCTTAGCTAAGACCTTTAATAAGTACTACGCTCACTCCAAGATTTTAACGGAAGATGCTGAGTTACCAGCTCGTCTAGCACTGGTTAAGGCGGTTTCGACGGTCTTGAAGGAAAGTTTACGTCTCTTAGGCGTGCAAGCACCAGATGAAATGTAA
- the purE gene encoding 5-(carboxyamino)imidazole ribonucleotide mutase: MVQVGLVMGSISDWPTMQQTATLLTALGISYERRVISAHRMPATLQSYGEQALDRDLQVIIAGAGGAAHLPGMLAANTLLPVIGVPIQSHALQGMDSLLSIVQMPGGVPVATMAIGSAGAKNAALMAAQILGLQNTDIRTAVQNFRQQQRREAEESEQRF, from the coding sequence ATGGTACAAGTGGGATTAGTCATGGGGTCAATTTCGGATTGGCCAACAATGCAACAGACAGCGACGTTGTTGACGGCACTGGGAATCAGCTATGAACGACGCGTGATTTCGGCCCATCGAATGCCAGCGACTCTTCAGTCATACGGAGAGCAAGCACTTGATCGGGACCTGCAGGTAATTATTGCGGGTGCCGGGGGTGCTGCTCATTTGCCGGGAATGCTGGCAGCCAACACATTGCTACCAGTGATTGGCGTGCCAATTCAATCGCATGCGTTGCAGGGGATGGACTCGCTATTGTCGATTGTTCAAATGCCCGGAGGGGTGCCAGTAGCAACGATGGCCATTGGCTCAGCGGGGGCAAAGAACGCAGCGTTAATGGCGGCTCAGATTTTAGGACTACAGAATACGGATATTCGGACGGCAGTGCAGAACTTTCGGCAGCAACAACGACGGGAGGCGGAAGAGAGTGAACAACGGTTCTGA
- the purK gene encoding 5-(carboxyamino)imidazole ribonucleotide synthase, with protein MNNGSEKVILPPATIGIVGGGQLGQMLALQAKAMGYHVGVLDPTPVAPAGQVADFQIVADYQDNAALMTLAQRSDVLTYEFENVDEHALQAAQAHTKLPQGTALLHITGNRLREKQFLKEHGVPVTPFVAVANGTELTGALQKIGTPAILKTAAGGYDGHGQVNLTSAAVPAEVSDLLQVPCILEARQAFKLEVAMMVARQADGRVVTFPLVENQHHRHILHTTIAPAAVSPAVHRQAKQIATTIAQALTLRGVLGIEFFVLEDGRLLVNELAPRPHNSGHYSIEACNVSQFEAHIRSICGLPIPDITLVQPAVMRNLLGTDLTVARQALVTEPTWHFHDYGKADIKPQRKMGHVTVLGSNVNQLLASLSQLKGEH; from the coding sequence GTGAACAACGGTTCTGAGAAGGTTATTTTGCCACCAGCAACGATTGGCATTGTTGGTGGCGGTCAACTGGGACAAATGTTGGCCTTACAGGCAAAGGCCATGGGCTACCACGTCGGTGTGTTGGATCCAACGCCGGTCGCTCCTGCTGGGCAGGTGGCTGACTTTCAGATTGTGGCCGATTATCAGGACAATGCGGCGTTAATGACGTTGGCACAGCGCAGTGATGTTTTAACGTATGAGTTTGAAAATGTGGATGAGCACGCACTGCAAGCCGCACAAGCTCATACCAAATTGCCACAAGGGACAGCCCTACTTCACATCACTGGCAATCGATTACGTGAGAAACAGTTTCTCAAGGAACACGGCGTACCAGTGACGCCATTTGTGGCTGTAGCTAATGGGACCGAATTGACGGGGGCACTGCAAAAAATCGGCACGCCAGCAATTTTAAAAACTGCTGCCGGGGGATATGATGGGCACGGACAGGTGAATTTAACTTCAGCCGCCGTACCAGCTGAAGTGTCAGACCTATTGCAGGTGCCGTGTATTTTAGAAGCTCGTCAGGCGTTCAAACTAGAAGTTGCTATGATGGTTGCCCGACAGGCTGACGGTCGAGTAGTGACTTTTCCGCTGGTGGAGAATCAGCATCATCGACACATCTTGCATACGACAATTGCACCAGCAGCGGTTAGTCCGGCAGTTCATCGGCAAGCAAAACAGATTGCGACGACGATTGCGCAGGCGTTGACGTTACGTGGTGTACTCGGAATTGAGTTTTTTGTCCTTGAGGATGGTCGTTTGTTGGTCAATGAACTGGCTCCGCGGCCGCATAATTCAGGTCACTACTCAATTGAAGCATGTAATGTGTCACAGTTTGAGGCCCATATTCGCAGTATTTGTGGGTTGCCAATTCCTGACATTACGCTGGTGCAGCCGGCCGTGATGCGTAATCTATTGGGGACGGATCTAACGGTGGCCCGGCAAGCATTGGTAACGGAGCCAACCTGGCATTTTCATGATTATGGTAAGGCAGACATCAAGCCGCAACGTAAGATGGGGCACGTGACGGTATTGGGGTCAAATGTGAACCAACTATTAGCAAGTTTATCGCAATTGAAGGGAGAACATTAA
- the purC gene encoding phosphoribosylaminoimidazolesuccinocarboxamide synthase, with product MTIEKGALLYTGKAKKMYATNDPEVLWVDYLDQATALNGKRKVVVEQKGLLNNRISSLIFQDLAKHGIQNHFIAQPSEYVQLVKRVKMIPLETVVRNAASGSFERKFGVAYLQPLVPPVMEFFYKSDELDDPFINDSQISALGLVSPENLAEMKRQALQVNQRLQAIFDEMGIQLVDFKVEFGLTMDGHVLLADEISPDSCRLVDKQTKKSLDKDVFRKNLGSLTTVYQEVLNRLSTVEGSPE from the coding sequence ATGACGATTGAAAAGGGTGCGTTACTTTATACCGGTAAGGCTAAAAAAATGTACGCGACTAACGACCCAGAAGTTTTATGGGTGGACTACCTTGATCAGGCAACGGCTTTAAATGGTAAGCGTAAGGTCGTGGTTGAGCAGAAGGGGTTGCTGAACAATCGAATTTCTAGTTTGATTTTTCAAGACTTAGCCAAGCATGGTATTCAGAATCATTTCATTGCGCAACCTTCGGAATACGTCCAACTGGTCAAACGGGTCAAGATGATTCCGTTGGAAACCGTGGTTCGAAACGCTGCTTCGGGAAGTTTTGAGCGGAAGTTTGGGGTAGCTTATCTGCAGCCGTTGGTTCCACCAGTCATGGAATTCTTTTACAAGAGTGATGAACTGGATGATCCATTTATTAATGACTCACAAATTTCAGCGTTAGGCTTGGTGAGTCCTGAAAATTTGGCTGAAATGAAGCGTCAGGCGCTTCAAGTTAATCAGCGTCTGCAGGCCATTTTTGATGAAATGGGGATTCAACTGGTGGATTTCAAGGTGGAATTTGGTCTGACGATGGACGGCCACGTCCTTCTGGCAGATGAAATTTCTCCGGATAGCTGTCGACTAGTCGACAAGCAGACTAAAAAGTCACTGGATAAGGACGTCTTCCGTAAAAACTTAGGTTCCTTAACGACCGTTTATCAGGAAGTGTTAAATCGGCTCAGTACCGTTGAAGGGAGTCCCGAATGA
- the purS gene encoding phosphoribosylformylglycinamidine synthase subunit PurS: MTYLAKVTVTYKESILDPKGEAINDALHRLGYDNVQSVEMGKYFELKVTGNGEPIEAQVDEMCDRLLANVNMETYQIKIVEVED; encoded by the coding sequence ATGACGTATTTAGCAAAAGTCACTGTTACGTACAAAGAATCAATCTTGGATCCTAAAGGGGAGGCCATTAACGACGCCCTTCATCGGTTGGGCTACGATAATGTTCAGTCGGTAGAGATGGGCAAATACTTTGAGCTTAAAGTCACTGGGAATGGCGAGCCAATTGAAGCACAAGTCGATGAAATGTGCGATCGATTATTAGCAAATGTCAATATGGAAACCTATCAAATTAAAATTGTGGAAGTGGAGGATTAA
- the purQ gene encoding phosphoribosylformylglycinamidine synthase subunit PurQ: MKFAVPVFPGSNCDYDMVNALRDILNVPADLVSAQATNLEGYDAVVLPGGFSYGDYLRSGAIARFSPVMAAVKDFAATGKPVLGICNGFQILTEAGLLPGTLQANRSAQFICQTSELIIRNSRTMFTTAYGTQTEISLPIAHGEGNYYCDAQTLSELRTHHQIVFEYGDNPNGSVANIAGITNQRGNVLGMMPHPERAVETILGSTAGLGIFQSLISHQREGAHA, from the coding sequence ATGAAGTTTGCCGTACCAGTCTTTCCTGGTTCTAACTGTGATTACGATATGGTTAACGCGTTGCGGGATATTTTGAATGTTCCGGCTGATCTGGTTTCGGCGCAGGCCACGAACCTTGAAGGCTACGATGCGGTCGTTTTACCCGGTGGCTTTTCATATGGTGATTACTTGCGGAGTGGTGCCATTGCTCGGTTTTCGCCAGTTATGGCGGCGGTGAAGGACTTCGCTGCTACCGGGAAACCGGTCCTGGGAATCTGCAATGGCTTTCAGATATTGACGGAAGCCGGGCTATTACCGGGGACGTTGCAAGCTAATCGGTCCGCCCAGTTTATTTGTCAGACGAGTGAATTGATTATTCGTAATTCGCGGACGATGTTTACTACCGCTTATGGGACGCAAACAGAAATTTCTCTGCCAATTGCCCACGGCGAAGGAAACTACTATTGTGATGCGCAGACTCTGTCAGAGTTGCGGACTCATCACCAAATTGTTTTTGAATACGGCGACAATCCCAATGGGAGTGTCGCTAATATTGCGGGAATTACGAATCAACGGGGGAATGTTTTAGGAATGATGCCACATCCTGAACGGGCCGTAGAAACGATTTTGGGTTCAACTGCCGGTTTGGGAATCTTTCAATCGTTAATCAGTCATCAACGGGAGGGTGCCCATGCTTAA
- the purL gene encoding phosphoribosylformylglycinamidine synthase subunit PurL, with the protein MLKNIEPTPEALRDDHIYREWGLSDAEYELIIQKVLGRLPNYTEAGLFSGMWSEHCSYKNSKPVLKKFWTQGDQVVAGPGEGAGIIDIGDGQAVVFKAESHNHPSAIEPYEGAATGVGGIIRDIFSMGAKPIALLDSLRFGELTDEATKYLVSQVVAGIGGYGNCIGIPTIGGDTAFDASYQKNPLVNAMCVGILNQADIQKGQATGVGNSVIYVGAKTGRDGISGASFASAEFNDAKAAQRSAVQVGDPFMEKLLMDACLEVIHEHRESLVGIQDMGAAGLVSSSAEMASKAGSGLELNLDLVPQRESGMTPFELMLSESQERMLLCIRAGAEKEIYAVFEKYGLDAVTIGHVTTGHQYRLWHRGKLVADVPVDALASDAPVYQREQRVPERLVQQSNSQFSPVIEDATAAFKQILQQPTVASKRALYRTYDSQVQTNTVVQPGSDAGVVRIRQTDKALAMTTDVNGRYLFLNPRVGGEMAVAEAARNIVASGGLPLGITDCLNFGNPENPEQFYELAESAQGISRACQLFNTPVISGNVSLNNESNGQSIYPTPMIGMVGLIKHQRDITTQDFKRPGDAVYVLGDTHADFNGSELQKMLTGCISGALFDFDLEVEKRNQDLLLGAIQAGLVASAHDAAEGGLIVAIAESCFGNNLGVSLTSDLRSVDFFAETQSRFVVSVPQKSRDAFEKQMQSQVTYLGEVTAADQLLVQSADQAFDVPVSVAKQLWEEALPCLLK; encoded by the coding sequence ATGCTTAAAAATATAGAACCAACGCCGGAAGCCTTACGTGATGACCATATCTACCGTGAGTGGGGATTGTCAGACGCTGAGTATGAATTGATCATCCAGAAAGTTTTAGGGCGGTTACCGAATTACACGGAGGCCGGGTTATTCTCTGGCATGTGGAGTGAACATTGTTCTTATAAGAATTCCAAGCCCGTCTTAAAGAAGTTCTGGACTCAGGGTGACCAGGTCGTGGCTGGTCCCGGAGAGGGGGCCGGTATTATTGATATTGGGGATGGTCAAGCAGTTGTTTTTAAGGCGGAAAGTCACAACCATCCCTCGGCCATTGAACCTTACGAGGGGGCGGCCACCGGAGTTGGTGGGATTATCCGGGACATCTTTTCAATGGGGGCCAAGCCGATTGCGTTATTGGATAGTTTACGATTTGGCGAATTAACCGATGAAGCGACGAAGTATTTAGTGTCACAGGTGGTTGCCGGTATCGGTGGTTACGGGAACTGCATCGGTATTCCAACCATTGGTGGGGATACCGCTTTTGATGCCAGTTATCAGAAGAATCCCTTAGTCAATGCGATGTGTGTTGGTATCTTAAATCAGGCCGACATTCAGAAGGGGCAGGCGACCGGTGTGGGTAACAGTGTCATCTACGTTGGCGCTAAGACGGGGCGTGATGGTATTAGTGGAGCATCGTTTGCATCGGCAGAATTCAACGATGCTAAGGCTGCTCAACGTTCTGCCGTTCAGGTAGGTGATCCATTCATGGAAAAGCTTCTAATGGATGCTTGTTTGGAAGTCATTCATGAGCACCGTGAGAGCCTGGTTGGAATTCAGGATATGGGCGCGGCGGGCTTAGTGTCCTCGTCTGCTGAAATGGCGTCCAAGGCTGGTAGCGGTTTGGAGCTCAATTTGGACTTAGTTCCTCAGCGTGAGAGTGGCATGACGCCGTTTGAATTGATGCTATCGGAGTCTCAAGAGCGCATGTTGCTGTGTATCCGGGCTGGCGCGGAAAAAGAGATTTACGCTGTCTTTGAAAAATACGGTCTCGATGCAGTAACGATTGGTCACGTGACAACCGGTCATCAGTATCGATTATGGCATCGGGGCAAGTTAGTGGCCGATGTGCCAGTGGATGCTCTCGCTAGTGATGCGCCCGTCTATCAGCGGGAGCAAAGGGTACCTGAACGGTTGGTTCAGCAGTCAAACAGTCAGTTTAGTCCGGTAATCGAGGATGCAACAGCCGCATTCAAACAGATTCTCCAACAGCCAACCGTTGCGTCGAAGCGGGCTTTATATCGAACCTATGATTCACAAGTTCAGACCAATACGGTGGTGCAACCCGGCTCGGATGCGGGAGTCGTGAGAATTCGACAAACAGATAAGGCACTGGCGATGACAACGGATGTAAACGGTCGTTATTTATTCTTGAATCCCCGGGTTGGTGGTGAAATGGCGGTTGCCGAAGCTGCTCGAAATATCGTGGCCTCAGGCGGTCTGCCGCTGGGAATTACGGATTGTTTGAACTTTGGAAATCCTGAAAATCCGGAACAGTTTTATGAATTAGCTGAATCCGCTCAGGGAATTAGTCGCGCTTGTCAGCTTTTCAATACCCCCGTTATTTCGGGAAACGTTTCTCTGAACAACGAATCGAATGGGCAATCAATCTACCCAACGCCAATGATTGGAATGGTCGGACTAATTAAGCACCAACGCGATATTACAACTCAGGACTTCAAACGACCGGGTGACGCGGTTTATGTTCTGGGCGACACGCACGCTGATTTTAATGGTAGTGAGTTACAGAAGATGTTGACTGGTTGTATTTCAGGCGCACTATTTGATTTTGATCTTGAGGTTGAGAAGCGGAATCAAGATTTACTACTTGGCGCGATTCAAGCAGGACTAGTCGCCAGTGCCCACGATGCTGCAGAGGGTGGCTTGATTGTGGCTATTGCTGAGTCTTGTTTTGGGAACAATTTAGGAGTGAGTCTAACGAGTGATTTACGGTCGGTGGATTTCTTTGCGGAGACGCAGTCGCGTTTCGTGGTGTCAGTCCCGCAAAAGAGCCGAGACGCTTTTGAAAAGCAAATGCAGTCGCAGGTAACGTATCTAGGTGAGGTGACGGCGGCTGACCAATTGCTCGTTCAGTCTGCTGATCAAGCGTTTGATGTGCCGGTCAGCGTTGCCAAGCAGCTGTGGGAGGAGGCGTTACCGTGTCTACTGAAATAA
- the purF gene encoding amidophosphoribosyltransferase, with the protein MSTEIKSLNEECGVFGVWGTPDAANLTYFGLHALQHRGQEGAGITANNAGSLSSERGLGLLADVFRDPRRLERLQGAAAVGHVRYATAGNHGLENIQPLEFNFSDAQFALAHNGNLTNAMTLRRNLEDAGAIFHASSDSEILMHLIRRSHASTLQEQVKAALQQIHGGFAYLLLTNDRLFAALDPNGLRPLVVGELPTGGIVVCSETCALDAVGATFIRDVQPGELLTIDDSGLKIDHYTTATQLAICSMEYIYFARPDSNIYGVNVHSARKRMGAQLAKEQPVDADIVVGVPNSSLSAASGYAEASGLPYEMGLIKNQYSARTFIQPTQELRERGVRMKLSAVKGVVAGQRVILIDDSIVRGTTSRQIVKLLKDAGAKSVHLRIASPPLKYPCFYGIDIQTTKELIAAQESIPEMRQSLGVDSLGFLSEQGVIDAVGLPTSAPYGGLCMAYFNGDYPTPLYDYQAEYDEEIRQSKQQ; encoded by the coding sequence GTGTCTACTGAAATAAAGAGCCTTAATGAAGAGTGTGGTGTTTTTGGCGTTTGGGGAACGCCCGATGCAGCTAACTTAACTTATTTTGGGCTGCATGCGCTACAACACCGCGGTCAAGAGGGCGCGGGAATTACGGCGAATAACGCTGGTAGCTTAAGCTCTGAGCGGGGATTGGGATTACTAGCGGATGTCTTCCGTGATCCTCGTCGATTAGAACGGTTGCAAGGAGCCGCGGCGGTGGGCCATGTCCGGTATGCCACCGCGGGCAACCATGGTTTAGAAAACATTCAGCCCTTAGAATTTAATTTTAGTGACGCTCAGTTTGCACTAGCCCACAATGGAAATTTAACAAATGCCATGACGTTGCGACGTAATCTAGAAGATGCTGGTGCAATTTTTCATGCAAGTTCCGACAGTGAAATCTTGATGCACTTGATTCGGCGGAGCCATGCTTCTACGTTGCAGGAACAAGTCAAAGCGGCTTTGCAACAGATTCATGGCGGTTTTGCCTACCTGTTATTGACGAATGATCGGCTATTTGCGGCGTTAGATCCGAACGGGTTACGGCCGCTAGTAGTTGGTGAATTACCAACTGGCGGAATTGTCGTTTGCAGTGAAACTTGTGCTTTAGATGCGGTGGGGGCAACATTTATTCGCGATGTACAACCGGGCGAATTACTAACGATTGACGACTCGGGTCTTAAAATTGACCACTATACCACGGCTACTCAGCTTGCGATTTGTTCAATGGAGTACATCTACTTTGCCCGCCCAGATTCTAACATCTATGGGGTGAACGTGCATTCCGCCCGTAAGCGGATGGGGGCGCAGTTGGCTAAGGAACAACCAGTAGATGCTGATATTGTGGTCGGGGTCCCCAACTCATCGCTCTCCGCTGCCAGTGGTTATGCAGAAGCGAGTGGGTTACCGTACGAAATGGGGTTGATCAAGAATCAATACTCAGCGCGAACCTTTATTCAGCCCACTCAGGAGTTGCGCGAACGGGGAGTCCGAATGAAACTTTCTGCAGTTAAGGGTGTGGTGGCTGGTCAACGGGTTATCTTGATTGATGATTCAATTGTTCGGGGTACTACGAGTCGGCAGATTGTTAAATTATTGAAGGACGCTGGTGCTAAGTCAGTGCATTTGAGAATTGCGTCACCGCCACTCAAATATCCTTGCTTTTACGGAATTGATATACAAACAACCAAGGAACTGATTGCTGCGCAGGAAAGTATTCCAGAGATGCGGCAAAGTCTTGGGGTAGATTCACTAGGCTTCTTGAGCGAACAAGGGGTTATTGACGCCGTGGGGTTACCGACGTCAGCACCATATGGTGGGCTTTGCATGGCCTATTTCAATGGGGATTATCCCACACCTCTATATGACTATCAGGCGGAATATGATGAAGAGATTCGTCAGTCAAAACAGCAATAA
- the purM gene encoding phosphoribosylformylglycinamidine cyclo-ligase — protein MSDAYKKAGVDINAGYQVLKTVKEMSGNTQLGAFGGLFPLPLTDLVQDPVLVAGTDGVGTKLLVAITAHRHTSIGIDLVAMCVNDVLAQGARPLFFLDYLGLGHTEERRVADILEGIVAGCHEAGVALTGGETAEMPDMYGQEHYDLAGFAVGLADRADLLHPERVSPGDILIGLSSNGLHANGFSLVRDILFKQNDYQLTQEIPELGHSLQEELLRPTAIYVNQVLPLLQRKLVTGIAHITGGGLVENVARVLPKGLQAQFVLGSWPVPPIMTFLETAGNLTPTDMRETFNLGLGMVLVVHADKVPAVLASLRANGQPAYEVGSVTINDPDIVDSPTVSFKEAGHD, from the coding sequence GTGAGTGATGCGTATAAAAAGGCTGGCGTTGATATTAACGCGGGGTATCAGGTTTTAAAAACGGTCAAAGAGATGAGTGGTAATACACAATTGGGAGCCTTTGGGGGGCTATTTCCGTTACCATTAACTGATCTGGTTCAGGACCCAGTGTTGGTTGCGGGAACCGATGGTGTTGGAACTAAGTTGCTGGTGGCCATCACTGCGCACCGGCATACGTCAATTGGCATTGATTTGGTGGCCATGTGTGTCAACGATGTTTTAGCGCAGGGAGCTCGCCCATTGTTCTTTTTAGATTACCTAGGATTAGGTCACACGGAAGAACGACGGGTTGCTGATATTCTGGAAGGCATCGTAGCTGGTTGTCATGAGGCCGGTGTCGCTTTGACTGGTGGTGAGACTGCCGAAATGCCTGATATGTATGGCCAGGAACACTATGATTTGGCTGGATTTGCCGTGGGACTGGCTGACCGAGCAGATCTGCTGCACCCCGAAAGGGTCTCTCCTGGTGATATTTTGATTGGCTTATCCTCTAATGGTTTGCATGCCAATGGATTCAGTTTAGTTCGGGACATCCTATTTAAACAAAATGATTATCAGCTAACTCAAGAGATACCAGAGTTGGGACACTCACTGCAAGAGGAACTATTGCGACCAACAGCAATCTATGTAAATCAGGTGCTCCCATTGCTTCAACGGAAGCTGGTTACTGGTATCGCGCATATTACGGGTGGCGGGCTGGTTGAAAATGTGGCGCGGGTACTTCCCAAGGGGTTGCAGGCCCAATTTGTCCTTGGCAGTTGGCCCGTGCCGCCAATCATGACTTTCCTGGAAACGGCGGGTAATTTAACACCAACCGATATGCGGGAGACATTTAATCTTGGCTTAGGGATGGTATTGGTCGTTCATGCGGATAAGGTTCCTGCAGTTTTGGCCAGTTTAAGGGCGAATGGTCAACCAGCTTATGAGGTGGGGTCAGTGACCATTAATGATCCGGACATCGTTGATAGTCCCACTGTCAGTTTTAAGGAGGCAGGGCATGACTAA
- the purN gene encoding phosphoribosylglycinamide formyltransferase: MTKRLAVFASGTGTNFSALNQAIKDRQIPAEIVLLVCDHEQAPVVQRARVAQIQTLIVDFHAYPTKAAAEEQILQKLKASQVEAILLAGYMRIVGPTLLRGYPHRILNLHPALLPNFPGRHGVEDALAAGVRETGVTVHFIDAGVDTGEIIAQRVVPINTDDTVTSLATRIHAAEHDLYPTVLQRLIDEGVF; the protein is encoded by the coding sequence ATGACTAAGCGGTTAGCTGTGTTTGCTTCTGGTACGGGGACTAATTTTAGTGCCTTGAACCAAGCAATTAAGGACCGACAAATTCCAGCGGAAATCGTACTGCTTGTGTGTGATCATGAGCAAGCACCAGTGGTTCAACGTGCGCGCGTAGCTCAGATTCAAACGCTAATTGTGGATTTTCATGCATACCCAACTAAGGCCGCGGCCGAGGAACAGATTTTGCAGAAATTAAAAGCAAGTCAGGTGGAGGCCATTCTATTGGCTGGTTATATGCGAATTGTGGGTCCGACCCTATTACGAGGCTATCCGCATCGAATTTTGAATTTACATCCAGCATTACTGCCGAATTTTCCTGGGCGTCATGGCGTTGAGGACGCTTTGGCAGCAGGGGTTCGTGAAACCGGTGTGACGGTTCACTTTATCGATGCCGGCGTTGACACTGGCGAAATCATTGCTCAACGGGTGGTTCCAATAAACACTGACGATACGGTTACGTCATTAGCTACCCGAATTCATGCTGCTGAACATGATTTGTATCCAACGGTTCTTCAACGTTTAATTGATGAAGGTGTCTTTTAA